The Cellulophaga sp. RHA19 genome includes the window TTTTTCTGCTAATGCAATAGCTTTGGAAGAAGATAAGTAACACGCCTCTGTACTTCTAATAATTGGGTGGTATTCTACAGGAATATTGTCTCCGTACTTTTCTTTGTAGGTGGCCATATTTTTGCGAATAGTAGTCTCATCTTCACAATGAGCCGAGATTACCATTTCTGTATTGCTAAATATTTTTTCTATAACCTCTTCATTATCTACTAGCATATTACCTGTAGAAGAACCTAAAAATAGTTTTACACCAGAGCAAGCATTTTTGTCTAGTTTTTTTAATTCTTCTAAATTATCATTAGTGCCACCAAATAAAAATGAGTAGTTAGCATAAGAGCTTTCTTTTGCTACTGCAAATTTTTCCTCTAATTTTTTTATAGTTGTTGTCTGCGGATTTGTGTTTGGTTGCTCCATAAAGGTAGTTACACCACCGGCAACGGCAGCCCTACTTTCTGTAGCAATATTACCTTTGTGTGTAAGTCCTGGTTCTCTAAAATGTACTTGGTCATCTATAATGCCAGGTAAAACATAATTACCTTTAGCATCTATAACAGTAGCGTTAGCATCACTAATAGAACTACTTATTTTTTCTATATAATTACCGTTTAAAAGAATATCACAGTTAGTAACTGTACCTTCATTTACAACTTTAGCGTTTTTTATTAGTGTCTTTTTCATTTTAAAATTTGTTTTTTTGAAACAAGCTTATGTATTTCATTTTTATCACTCCAAAAACAGCTTCGCCAATAATTGAAGAACTCATTTTAGATTTTCCGCGTACTCTATCTGTAAAAACAATAGGTACTTCTTGTATTTTAAAGCCTTTTAAATGTGCTCTAAATTTCATTTCTATTTGAAAAGCATAGCCAATAAAACGTACTGTATCTAAACTAATATTTTCTAAAACTTTTCTTTTGTAACATATAAAACCAGCAGTTGGGTCGTCTACACGCATACCCGTTATTATTTTTACGTAAAACGATGCGCCGTAAGAAAGCAAAATTCTAAAAAGAGGCCAATTTACAACGTTTATACCTTTTACATACCTAGAACCAATGGCTAAATCTGCGCCAGCAATACAGGCGTTGTATAGGTTTATTAAGTCTTTGGGTGAATGAGAAAAATCTGCATCCATCTCAAAAATATAATCGTATTTTTTAGCAATTGCCCATTTAAAACCGTGAATGTAAGCAGTTCCTAAACCAGCTTTTTCTTTACGAACCTCTAAAAATAATTTACCAGGAAATTGTGTTATTAATTCTTTTATTTTTTGAGGAGTACCGTCTGGCGAGTTGTCATCTACAACAAGAATGTGAAATTCCTTTTTTAATGCAAAAACTGCATTAATAATAGCTTCTATATTTTCTATCTCATTAAAAGTAGGAATTATAACTAAGCTATCTGTCATTCTTTTTTTAGTATTGAATTTACAAAAGTACTATTTAAATTTTAGTGATAAAACCTTAAGCACGTTTTATGATTTATTTACCACTGTATTGCGTCTTTTTTGTGTTTAAACACGTATTAATAAATAAAGTTGGTCTAAGTATTAATTTGTAGTTTTGTGCCACTTAAAAGAAGACAAAAATAATAATGGAATCTATTACTAGGGTTTTTAATAATGTAGATTGGGTTACCACCATATTTGTGGTTAGTCTTTTTGTGTTGGTTTTAAGTAAAATCTTTTTTTACAATAAGTTTATAAATTTTGTGGTACTACCTTTCAATAACAAATATATTTTTTTGCACAGCAAAAAGCATATTTTATTTAATTGGTTTAATGCATTGTGGAGTTTGTTTTTGTGGTTAAACGTAGCACTGTTTTTTTATTATATACTTGCTATTTTTAAAATAGGAGAAGTAGTAACGCCAACTAAATACCTTTTAATTTTTGGAATATTAGCGTTATTTATTTCTTTAAAATTGATACTTCAGTTTATAAATGGGTTTGTTTTTGACGCCGAATCTGCCATTGTACACATTGTTTTTAATAAAGTTTCTTATCAAAATTACAGTGGTTTAGTGTTGTTTGTGGCTAATATTTTTCTTACATATATTACGCCATATTCTGAGTTAGTTGCTTATTTGGCGGCGGTTTTGTTTATCGTTGTACTGTGCATTGGATGGGTTAATCTGCTAAGAATTCATCGAAATTTCATAACAATTAATTTTTTCTATTTTATTTTGTACCTTTGCGCACTCGAAATTTCACCTTTTGTGATAATAGGTAGTTACCTAAAATATTGATGTCTATGAAGATAAAAACGATTTTGGTTTCTCAGCCAGAACCTAAAATGGAGAATTCTCCCTATTCAAGACTTATTGAAAAGGAGAAGTTAAAGGTAGATTTTAGACCGTTTATACATGTAGAGGGCGTTGATGCAAAAACAGTGCGTCAGCAAAAAATAGATTTAAACAACTTTACAGCAATAGTTCTTACGAGTAGAAATTCTGTAGATCATTTTTTTAGAATTGCAGAAGAAATGCGTTTTAAAGTGCCAGATTCTATGAAGTACTTTTGCCAGTCTGAGGCTGTGGCTTACTATCTTCAAAAATATGTAGTTTACCGTAAGCGTAAGATATATGTTGGTAAAAGAATGTTTGCAGATTTAACTCCTTTGTTAAAAAAGTATAAAACAGAAAAGTTTCTTTTACCTTCTTCAGATGTATTAAAGCCAATAGTACCTGAAACATTGGATGGTCTTGGTTTAGAATGGAAAAGAGCTATTTTTTATAAAACAGTAATTAGTGATTTGTCTGACTTAAGAAATGTGTATTACGATATACTAGTGTTCTTTAGTCCGTCTGGTATTGAGTCTTTATTAAAGAATTTCCCAGATTTTGAACAAAATGATACTAAAATAGCTGTTTACGGAAATACAACAGTTAATGCTGCTACAGATGCTGGTTTACGTATAGACATACTTGCGCCAACACCAGAAACGCCATCTATGACAATGGCTTTACAGAAGTACATTACTACTGCTAATAAAAAATAAAAATAATACGTTATACGCAAAAGCCTCATTTTTTAATGAGGCTTTTTTTATGCATATATTTTAGAAATATATTAAAGTAAATATGTTAAGGAGATATAGCTATTTATGTAGCACTTACTTTTTTAAACTATGTAAAAAAGATCTCATTTTTGGTATAATTTTATCAGCATCTTCTTCTAGTGCAAAGTGACCAGTATTGTAGATATTGTAATCTATATTTTTTACATCTTTTTTAAATGCTTTTGCTCCACTTTCCGGAAAAAACGCATCATTTTTACCCCAAACAATTAACAATGGTGGTTGGTTGTCTCTTAAATATTGTTGCCATTTAGGATATAGTTTTACATTATTTTGATAATCATAAAACAAATCTAAGTTAACAGCATGTGCATTTGGTCTAGATAATCTAAGGTAATCTAAATGCCAGGTATCTGGATTTACATTTTCTGAATTTCTAGTACCGTGCGTGTATTGCCACTCCAAACCTTCTAGAGAAAAAGAAGGTAATAAAGCTTTTTCTGTAGTTTCATTTCTATTAGCCCAAAACTCTTTTGTAGACTTCCAAGCTTCGCCTAAACCTTCTTCGTAAGCATTACCATTTTGGTTAATTATAGCCGTTATTCTATCTGGGTGTGCAGTAGCAATTCTAAATCCAACAGGTGCTCCATAATCTTGTATCATAATGGCATAACTTGTTATAGCTTTTTGCTCTAAAAATGAATTTATAGTTTTAGCAATATTGTCAAAAGTATACTCATATTCTTTTTTAGAAAGAAAATCACTATTTCCAAAACCAGGATAATCTGGAGCTATTAAATGAAACTCATTAGATAGCTGGTTTAACACTTTTCTGTATTGATGAGAAGAAGACGGAAACCCGTGTAATAATACTACTGTTGGGCTGTTGCTGTCTCCTGCTTCTCTATAAGCAATTTTTACACCATTTACATTTTCCGTTTTGTATTTTATATTATTCATACTTTCAGTTGTTTATTACCGAACATTCGGTAAATTATTAATTTAATTTTTTTTATGGTTTTAAGTAACTGTTTTCTATGTTTTGCATTGTGTTTTCAAAAACTGACAAATCACCTAAGCCTTTTGTAACAATTAGGCAGCCTTGTACTTGTATTAATACTTGTAAAGCTTTTTTTTCTGCTTCTTCGGGTGTAAAATTCAGGGCAATACCTATTTCTTTAAAAGCAGACAACCACTGTGTCATACCTTTGTTTATTTGCTCTTCAAACAACTCTATACCAGCTTGCATAGATAGTGCTCTAAATATACAAATGGCTTCTCCACCATCATACAATTCACGTATAGCCAATAATCCTTTTTTTAAACGGACGGCAGGTGTTAAGTTGTCGTCTAAAAGAGTATGAAAAACATTGGTGTTAATCCATTCTTCTAAATGAACTAAAACAGCGTTTGCCATCTCTTGTTTGCCGTTAGGAAACCTATGGTAAAGACTTGCTTTTTTTAAACCAGTAGCATCAGATAATTCTTTTAAACTAGCACCTTCATAACCTCTAGATCTAAAAATTTTAGTTAAGCCGTTTAATATTTCTTTGTCTAATACTTTTTGTGGTCTCATAGGGCAAATATAATATATTTTTTTAATTACCGAACGATTGGTAAAATAATTAACATAGTTTTAAATATCATCAATATGTTTTTTTGCTTTTCTATTCAAGTATTGTTACTAATGATAAGAGCTAAAATTAATTTTATTGATATAATACATACCTTGGAGGTTTTAATCCGTTTAAGCGCATATAAACAAGCATTTGAGCTCTGTGGTGTGTTATGTGGTCAGTAAGTAATAATAAAATTTGTCTTTTGGTTCTGTTAGCACCAAAATAGTCTAATCTTTCATCTAGCTTTTTTATATCAAACTCAGAGATAAATGTACTAGTAACGTCAAATGTATTGCTAATTGTTGCAATCATTTCTTCTTTAGATTTGTTATCTACTTTTAGTTCTGTATCTGTTTCCCAATTTCTGGCATCTCTACCGCCCATTAAAGATTTGCTGTGCCAATCCATAGCCCAAGCAATATGCATTAAATGCTCTGCAAAACTCATAGACTCTGGTGTTGCTTTAAAAGTATATTTGTCTTTAGGCATAGTTTCTGCCACAAGAATTACATACTTTTTAGAAGTTTCTAAACGCTCTAAGTATTCTTTTATAAACGTGTTTTCCTGAGCCATAAGCGGAGTAGAGCATAAAGAAATTAGTAGTACTAAAGTTAGAATTTTACTTTTCTTCATCTTAAAACAAGTTAGTTGTTGTAGATAACAAGTTACTAAATTAATTGGTGTCTGTATATGCTAACACCCAAATTGTTCTTGTTTCCATACATATTATTACATACGTATAATCTATAATAAAGTCTATAAACCATGTATTCCAAGCAGTGGTAGATGTGTAATACCTAACGTAATCATAACTGTATTTTTCATAAAATAACTGAGAGCAAAATAGCTGTGCTTTTTCTTTAATCTGTTTAGGTTCTTTTTTGTACTTAGAGCCATATGCGCCTCCATGAAATAGTAGCGCAGCAAGTTCGCCATCAATTACAAAACCATCTTTAGTATTAAAATTTGGTGCGATATCAATTTTAAAAACCGTTGTGTCAGGGTTATTAGAGTCGCTAAAGGTTTTGAGGACTTTATCAGAAAGTAAAAATTTGTTATTAAAGTCAATTTCATCTAATCTTCCGCGAGAGCAAAACCAATCAAATATATCATTTTCCTGAAACCGAAACCCTTTAAAATAAATATTACCACCAAGGTTAGCTTTTAATAAGTTTATAAACTCAAATTCTTCATCAATAACATCAAAAACCAACTCTTGCCACATTTTTTCTATTTGGCTTTCATTGGGCAAATTTATTTTCCAGTTAACTGTAATTGGTTTCATCTTTTTAATTAAATACTACTTTGTTAATCCGTTTTTATAATCGGTTAGTGTAAAGTAAATTTTATTTTTAAATAATTTTAAATAGGCTTTTTTTGGTTCTAATAACAAGCCTAACTGTAAATGTTTGTAGTGATTAAAGCCCATATATTCCATACCAACAAACCTAACAGATGCATTTTTGTTTTGTTTATTATAGCTTAAAAGAGTAAAACTGTTTGAGCTAAATTTTGTAGAACCTAAGTTGTTTATAGTATCTAAAAAAGTTTTAAAAGAATTTATAGCGTTTAAATCTATTTTATATTCTTGTGTTATTTTTTTTACCCAGTTATCATTTTTAAGTGCTTTAAGAATGCTTTTTTCTGTAAAAATATCTAATATAGAAACTGGTTGTCTATTACTTAAATTTATTGTTTGTATCTCTAAAGAATTTCCTGGCGGACCACAGGCTATGGTGCCAGTTTCACCAGACTCATAACTGTAATAATTACCAACTAAAGAAAGTGGGTTGTAGTAAAATTGATAGTTAACATCACAGTCATCTGTTTTTTCTTGTTTGGTTAATTCTTTAAGGTCTTTAGCTGCATTGTATATTTCAGTGTCTTTATAATAGGCGCTGTCTTTAAATATAGTAACTTTTTGATTTTTAAAAAGAAAGGTATCTTTTTGACAAATTCCTTTTACAGAGAGTAAGCAAATTATAAAAAACAGGCTAATCTTCATTCTAATGTAGTATTTGTTAGTCTATAAGTTTTATTAAAAACAATAATAACTATAATCTAACAAATTTATATAGCTAAGCTTGGTAAAGTATAGTTTGTTGTTTTCTACAAATGGATTTATTTCTTCTATTAGAACCTCACACCTATTAAATAGGCTTTGTTTAGCTAAAGTATTTCCGTCTAAATTTTGTAGTTCTATGTAGGCTAATTTATGACCGTTTTGACTAGAAAAACCAAAGTGACTAAAGTTGTTTTGTACATAAATAACTACCTGTAAGTTTTTACCTCTTATTATTTCTGTTTTGTAATAAGAATAATTTGGTTTTAGCAGAAACCAAGCTGATACAACCGTAATTACAATTGAAAGTAATATATGTATAGTTTTTGATTTCATTTTTAAATTATGATTTTAAGCTTTATCCAGGTAATAAAATTCGTTTTAACTTCTTGCTGTGCATTTTAATAACTTCTTGTTCTATAAATTTTAAAAGCTCAGGACATTCTCTATCAAAATCTTCAGAAATTACTTTTTTTATTTGGTTGTTAAATTTAACCGTAACTGTTAAGTGGCTATTGCAAGTTGTATTGCTAGCATAAAAGTTTTTTAATTTGAAAAAACCATCATTAAGAATCTTTTTTACTAAGTTATTTCTAGTCTGTACGCTAATTACTTTTTCCGAAATTTGATTGTAATTACTGTTGTCTATACCTATACTTTCTTTAGGTGGATAAAAAGTGATTAAAGTGTCTTTAAGCACAAATTTATCATAATGAAAAGCACCACGTTCTACTGTAATTTCTATGCTTGACGAATCTATTTTAGATTGTTGTTCTAACACTACATCAACATTGGAATTGCCTGTATTTTTTTTGTTAGATTTATTGCAGGCAAACAAGCAAAATAACAATAAGAATAAAAGTAATTTAAGTGATTTCATTTCTAATAGTTTTATAAGCGTTACTTTTTTACCCAGCCAACAGTGTAGGAGCCATTTTGTTTAATAAAAACCAAAAGCCAATTGTTTTCTTGGTTTACAACTATTACGGACTCGTTTTTTAGTGTACCAATAGTGTTACCTACAATTTCTTCACCTGTACAAGGATCTTTTTTTATAACATCATCTATTACTGGTGTACTTCTTAAAATTCCGGATACTGTTTTAGCATATAATTTGTCTGATGCTGTAATAGTTGTTTTATCATGAAACGATATTGTATTTTTCTCTACTACAGATAAATTGTTTATGGTTACTTTAACTAAACTAGAATAATAGCTGCAACAGCAACTAGGATTGTAACTATTTATTTCTGTGCCGTTTGTAGTGCTTTTTATGGATAGTATTTTGCCAGGAGCATCATACACAAGCTGAAATCCTTTTTTGCTATTTAAAAATATGGCTGTTTGATGATACGGTTGGCACGGTCCAGTGAATATAAGATCTTTTAAACCATCATTATTTAGGTCTTGTACGTGCCAATTATTGTCTGTTTTGTTAGTGTTACAATAATACGTAGGTACTTGTATTTTAGAAACACCTGTAGAGTCTAACTTAAAATTAGAGGTAGTTTTTAATAAACCAATTCTAGTTTTAATACCACTAAAATCCTGACTAAATAAACTTAGAGACATTAAAAAAAATACGATTGCAATTGCATATTTCATAAAACTAAAATTATTAAGAGTCGTTAATATGTGATAGTGCTTCGGTTTAATTGTTGATAGTTTTATAAATCTATCTCATACAACTTTGGAAACTCTGGGTAATAAGACAGCCACTGTACTGTAGTTGTGCTTCCTTCAAAAGATTTATAAATTCCTATTACGGTTAATTCTTTACCATTAACTGTTTTATCTTCTATACTGTAAGCTAACTGTTCTTTGTCTTCTATTATTTTTTTAATCAATTCATTTTTAGAATTGACTATATAATTTTCAACCTCTAGATAAAGCTTATCTAAATAATCTTGCGTGTAGTTATTTGTATAAGTGTATTTTATTTCCTTTTTATATGCCTCTCTAAAGTTAGCAATTTTACCATTTTTAATTTTTTTAGTAGTAACAATAAAATCAGCAAGTTGTTTTCTGTCATCGTCACCAGCAATATAAACAACACCAGTTTCCCATTCAATTTCAATACTATCTCCTTTTAAATAGCTACGGCCTTCTTCATTATTAATAAAGCCGTAGAAAGATTTTCCTTTTGAGGCTCCTATAACGGGGTAATCAAAATTGTCATTATAATGAAGAAAAATAAACGTATCCTTTTGTTTTGGTTTGGATAAAAAACCACTAAAAACATAGCCGGTAAGCTCTATGTTACTGTCAGACTTACCGGTTACTTTGTACCATTGTCCTTTTATTTTTTTTCCGTCGTCAGTTACTTCAAAAAATAGGTCTGTTTTATGTAATACCGCTAATTTTTCGGCATAATTAAATTTCCCTATTTTTTTAGCATCCAAGCTAGAATTTTCCCTGACGTTTAAGCCACTCTTGGCAGTAACAAACAAATTGTTTTGAGCACAAAGAGATATAATTTGTATAAAAAGTATAAAAGTTAAGGCAATTTTTTTCATGTTTATTCTTCTATTAATTCTCCTTTGTAGTTGTATTTTACTTTACCGTAATCAAAACTATAAATTCTTTTTTTGTTTTCGTCCTCTGTTAAAAAGTCCAAATGATCTTCTTTAATATCTAGTAATACTTTTCCATTTGTGTCAATAAACTTATAAGTGTCATTAAATTCTACTACAGTAATTCCATTTTCAAAGTCTTTAGCATCATTATATTTAAAAGGAATTACCAACTTACCTTTGCTATTTATAAATCCTATTTTAGAGTTGGTATTACTAACCATAATTCTTTCATCAGCCAAGGTTTTATAGACATTATGTATACCAGGTAGTAGAGTGGCGTTAGCATTTTCATCTAACAGGTAGTATTTGTTATCATAAGTAATTCCAAATAACAAATTGCCAACCTCTTTCATTTGCCAGTATAATTTAGAGCCTATTGGTTTGTTATCTTGGGTAACAAGTGTGTAATTGTCACTTTCTTGTTCTGGTAGTATGCCAATAAGGCCATTACTAAAAGCCTCTACACTGTAAACTAAAAGTGTGTCTAATTTTTCTTCAGCTTTATTTAAGTGATAAAAGTGATTGTAATCTTCATAAAAGTTACCTCCAATATTTTCTAAACCTCCAGCTCCTGGTACTGTTATTTTTGGCTCTCCTATATTATTTATAAAAACAATTGCCTCCTCTGTTTGCATAGCAATTAGTGCATCATTTCCTTTAATTGGTTGGTAGTTGTATGCTGTAAATGATGTTTCCTCTGTTTTGGTATCTTTTTTAAAAAATAATTTTATGCTTTTTACAGTGCCATAATAGTAGTATTCCTTGTGAAAAATACCATCATTATCATTAAAAAAATCTACGTTAGATAGGTTGTCTTTTAAATACTCTTGAAGCTCTGGAGTATCTTTAAAATCATCATCGTTTAATTTTTTTTGTATTTTTTTAAAGAACCCTAACATTTCTGTAAGTATATCTTCCTGATCGTCAGGAGATACGCCGT containing:
- a CDS encoding dihydroorotase; this translates as MKKTLIKNAKVVNEGTVTNCDILLNGNYIEKISSSISDANATVIDAKGNYVLPGIIDDQVHFREPGLTHKGNIATESRAAVAGGVTTFMEQPNTNPQTTTIKKLEEKFAVAKESSYANYSFLFGGTNDNLEELKKLDKNACSGVKLFLGSSTGNMLVDNEEVIEKIFSNTEMVISAHCEDETTIRKNMATYKEKYGDNIPVEYHPIIRSTEACYLSSSKAIALAEKTGARLHVFHLSTGKETSLFRNDIPLKDKKITAEVCVHHLWFSDEDYKEKGTLIKWNPAVKTAEDRSMLWDALLDDRIDVIATDHAPHTFEEKDNVYTKAPSGGPLVQHVLPAMLEKVLDGRITIERMVEKMCHNPAILFQIEKRGYIKEGYFADLVIVDTNTPWQVSKSNILYKCGWSPFEDYTFKSKISHTFVNGHLAYENGVVSEEKNAHRLTFNR
- a CDS encoding polyprenol monophosphomannose synthase, whose translation is MTDSLVIIPTFNEIENIEAIINAVFALKKEFHILVVDDNSPDGTPQKIKELITQFPGKLFLEVRKEKAGLGTAYIHGFKWAIAKKYDYIFEMDADFSHSPKDLINLYNACIAGADLAIGSRYVKGINVVNWPLFRILLSYGASFYVKIITGMRVDDPTAGFICYKRKVLENISLDTVRFIGYAFQIEMKFRAHLKGFKIQEVPIVFTDRVRGKSKMSSSIIGEAVFGVIKMKYISLFQKNKF
- a CDS encoding DUF4271 domain-containing protein translates to MESITRVFNNVDWVTTIFVVSLFVLVLSKIFFYNKFINFVVLPFNNKYIFLHSKKHILFNWFNALWSLFLWLNVALFFYYILAIFKIGEVVTPTKYLLIFGILALFISLKLILQFINGFVFDAESAIVHIVFNKVSYQNYSGLVLFVANIFLTYITPYSELVAYLAAVLFIVVLCIGWVNLLRIHRNFITINFFYFILYLCALEISPFVIIGSYLKY
- a CDS encoding uroporphyrinogen-III synthase — its product is MKIKTILVSQPEPKMENSPYSRLIEKEKLKVDFRPFIHVEGVDAKTVRQQKIDLNNFTAIVLTSRNSVDHFFRIAEEMRFKVPDSMKYFCQSEAVAYYLQKYVVYRKRKIYVGKRMFADLTPLLKKYKTEKFLLPSSDVLKPIVPETLDGLGLEWKRAIFYKTVISDLSDLRNVYYDILVFFSPSGIESLLKNFPDFEQNDTKIAVYGNTTVNAATDAGLRIDILAPTPETPSMTMALQKYITTANKK
- a CDS encoding alpha/beta fold hydrolase, with amino-acid sequence MNNIKYKTENVNGVKIAYREAGDSNSPTVVLLHGFPSSSHQYRKVLNQLSNEFHLIAPDYPGFGNSDFLSKKEYEYTFDNIAKTINSFLEQKAITSYAIMIQDYGAPVGFRIATAHPDRITAIINQNGNAYEEGLGEAWKSTKEFWANRNETTEKALLPSFSLEGLEWQYTHGTRNSENVNPDTWHLDYLRLSRPNAHAVNLDLFYDYQNNVKLYPKWQQYLRDNQPPLLIVWGKNDAFFPESGAKAFKKDVKNIDYNIYNTGHFALEEDADKIIPKMRSFLHSLKK
- a CDS encoding TetR/AcrR family transcriptional regulator, translating into MRPQKVLDKEILNGLTKIFRSRGYEGASLKELSDATGLKKASLYHRFPNGKQEMANAVLVHLEEWINTNVFHTLLDDNLTPAVRLKKGLLAIRELYDGGEAICIFRALSMQAGIELFEEQINKGMTQWLSAFKEIGIALNFTPEEAEKKALQVLIQVQGCLIVTKGLGDLSVFENTMQNIENSYLKP
- a CDS encoding DinB family protein, which translates into the protein MKKSKILTLVLLISLCSTPLMAQENTFIKEYLERLETSKKYVILVAETMPKDKYTFKATPESMSFAEHLMHIAWAMDWHSKSLMGGRDARNWETDTELKVDNKSKEEMIATISNTFDVTSTFISEFDIKKLDERLDYFGANRTKRQILLLLTDHITHHRAQMLVYMRLNGLKPPRYVLYQ
- a CDS encoding SH3 domain-containing protein, whose amino-acid sequence is MKKIALTFILFIQIISLCAQNNLFVTAKSGLNVRENSSLDAKKIGKFNYAEKLAVLHKTDLFFEVTDDGKKIKGQWYKVTGKSDSNIELTGYVFSGFLSKPKQKDTFIFLHYNDNFDYPVIGASKGKSFYGFINNEEGRSYLKGDSIEIEWETGVVYIAGDDDRKQLADFIVTTKKIKNGKIANFREAYKKEIKYTYTNNYTQDYLDKLYLEVENYIVNSKNELIKKIIEDKEQLAYSIEDKTVNGKELTVIGIYKSFEGSTTTVQWLSYYPEFPKLYEIDL
- a CDS encoding WG repeat-containing protein → MKKILYIITALLAIVSCNKTQPKNQTELNEFISSLDNKPLEEIKEEVNSNIKQFESMAKFFDGSFSNDVKTIDKEDEKYEEPFKVDTTGVHKALNQFKNVTFSQTYTNYKSDLQFIGTNNDNEDPINLGQGVTQIFTPKKIYYHNGEVRTDSIEGYGLDFNFNESWGKAKAIDSIDISFKVDYIKDYDVVEISSDNPTVKYKGGEINFVKAEGNYVYFTLSDTIAAPIKVQGHNEEGKVLDRSGYSNNGVSPDDQEDILTEMLGFFKKIQKKLNDDDFKDTPELQEYLKDNLSNVDFFNDNDGIFHKEYYYYGTVKSIKLFFKKDTKTEETSFTAYNYQPIKGNDALIAMQTEEAIVFINNIGEPKITVPGAGGLENIGGNFYEDYNHFYHLNKAEEKLDTLLVYSVEAFSNGLIGILPEQESDNYTLVTQDNKPIGSKLYWQMKEVGNLLFGITYDNKYYLLDENANATLLPGIHNVYKTLADERIMVSNTNSKIGFINSKGKLVIPFKYNDAKDFENGITVVEFNDTYKFIDTNGKVLLDIKEDHLDFLTEDENKKRIYSFDYGKVKYNYKGELIEE